The following coding sequences are from one Hymenobacter sp. DG25A window:
- a CDS encoding DEAD/DEAH box helicase, which produces MSDSPQPAAFADFKLNKQLLTAVAEAGFEHPTPVQEQTIPLLLAGHDVLAIAQTGTGKTAAFGLPLLMKVKYAQGVNPRALILAPTRELAMQLESHLRKMAVHTDLRIFAIYGGLGPKTQIETIAKGVDILIATPGRLMELYLKGNLVLKEIKTLVLDEADKMMDMGFMPQIRRILEVIPSKRQNVLFSATMPDKVSVLSEEFLEFPVRVEVTPAATSAQNVTQSLYEVPNLLTKINLLEYLFLDWDAFHRVMIFTRTKEHAENVASFLKRKSHGEVRAIHGNKGQNVRINAMEAFKAGEIRFLVATDVAARGIDVPQVSHVINFDVPLIYDDYVHRIGRTGRAQHTGAAITFANEAEMHHMARIEELINQKIPLLPLPPEVKVMETQFDEQQGMDREIDERRRRDDPSFLGAFHERKEYVKPGVTIDKRTGKTYKEGPNRSQKGNKANPSKKTASKPAVKAAKAAMARAKRRK; this is translated from the coding sequence GCAATTGCTCACGGCCGTAGCCGAAGCGGGCTTTGAGCACCCTACGCCCGTGCAGGAGCAAACCATTCCGCTGCTGCTGGCGGGCCACGACGTGCTAGCCATTGCCCAGACCGGCACCGGCAAAACCGCCGCTTTCGGCCTGCCGCTGCTCATGAAGGTGAAATACGCGCAAGGCGTAAACCCAAGGGCCCTGATTCTGGCCCCTACCCGCGAGCTGGCCATGCAGCTGGAAAGCCACCTACGCAAGATGGCCGTGCACACCGACCTGCGCATTTTCGCCATTTACGGTGGACTAGGCCCCAAAACCCAGATTGAAACCATTGCCAAGGGCGTAGACATTCTGATTGCCACGCCCGGCCGCCTCATGGAGCTGTACCTGAAAGGCAACCTGGTGCTGAAGGAGATTAAAACCCTGGTGCTGGATGAGGCCGACAAAATGATGGATATGGGCTTTATGCCCCAGATCCGCCGCATTCTGGAGGTAATTCCAAGCAAGCGCCAGAATGTGCTGTTCTCTGCCACCATGCCGGATAAAGTATCGGTGCTCAGCGAGGAATTCCTGGAATTTCCGGTGCGGGTGGAAGTAACGCCGGCCGCCACCTCAGCCCAGAACGTGACCCAGTCCTTGTATGAGGTGCCCAACCTGCTTACCAAGATTAACCTGCTGGAATACCTGTTCCTGGATTGGGATGCCTTCCACCGGGTCATGATTTTCACCCGCACTAAGGAGCACGCCGAAAACGTGGCCAGCTTCCTGAAGCGCAAGTCCCACGGCGAGGTGCGCGCCATTCACGGCAACAAGGGTCAGAATGTGCGCATCAACGCCATGGAAGCCTTTAAAGCCGGGGAAATCCGCTTTTTGGTGGCTACCGATGTAGCCGCCCGCGGCATCGACGTGCCCCAGGTAAGCCACGTCATTAACTTCGACGTGCCGTTGATATATGATGATTACGTGCACCGCATTGGTCGCACGGGCCGCGCCCAGCATACGGGTGCCGCCATCACCTTCGCCAACGAAGCCGAAATGCACCACATGGCCCGCATTGAGGAGCTCATCAACCAGAAAATTCCGCTGCTGCCGCTGCCGCCGGAGGTAAAGGTGATGGAAACCCAGTTCGACGAGCAGCAGGGCATGGACCGGGAGATTGATGAGCGCCGCCGCCGCGACGACCCATCCTTCCTGGGTGCTTTCCATGAGCGCAAGGAATATGTAAAGCCCGGCGTAACCATTGACAAGCGCACCGGCAAAACCTATAAGGAAGGGCCTAACCGCAGCCAAAAGGGCAACAAAGCCAATCCTTCTAAAAAGACTGCCTCCAAGCCGGCCGTGAAAGCCGCCAAAGCCGCCATGGCCCGGGCCAAGCGTCGGAAGTAG
- the upp gene encoding uracil phosphoribosyltransferase — protein MDALNPTSAPDLNRVHVVCAEPSVANHFLAELRDVDVQRDSLRFRRNLQRLGEIMAYRISSQLSYTTKTVRTPLGQSSSMHLHDFPVLATVLRAGLPFHQGFLNYFDQSPSAFAAAYRIEGTSQVQVQVDYLTAPSLDERVLILADPMLASGRSLVQTYRAMLRFGTPRQVHIAAVIASPEGVAYVTREIPEATLWVAAIDEGLNEQAYIVPGLGDAGDLSYGSKL, from the coding sequence ATGGATGCGTTGAATCCTACGTCTGCCCCCGATCTGAATCGTGTACATGTAGTCTGTGCTGAGCCCTCGGTAGCTAACCACTTTCTGGCGGAGCTTCGTGATGTAGATGTGCAGCGCGACTCCCTGCGCTTCCGCCGCAACCTGCAGCGGCTGGGCGAAATCATGGCCTACCGCATCAGCTCCCAGCTTAGCTACACCACCAAAACGGTGCGCACGCCCCTGGGCCAGTCCAGCAGCATGCACCTCCACGATTTCCCGGTGCTGGCCACCGTGCTGCGCGCCGGGCTGCCGTTTCACCAAGGCTTTCTGAATTACTTTGATCAGTCTCCCTCCGCCTTTGCCGCGGCGTACCGCATTGAGGGCACCTCGCAGGTGCAGGTGCAGGTAGACTACCTCACGGCCCCCAGCCTGGATGAGCGGGTTCTGATTCTGGCCGACCCTATGCTGGCCTCCGGTAGGTCCCTGGTACAGACCTACCGGGCCATGCTGCGCTTTGGTACGCCCCGGCAGGTGCACATTGCCGCCGTTATTGCCAGCCCCGAAGGCGTAGCCTACGTAACACGGGAAATTCCGGAAGCTACGCTGTGGGTAGCGGCTATTGATGAAGGGCTGAATGAGCAGGCCTACATCGTGCCCGGCCTGGGTGATGCCGGCGACCTTTCCTACGGCAGCAAGCTGTAG
- a CDS encoding GNAT family N-acetyltransferase: protein MSLRYLPHAQLDLPAWDTCVAAATEPVPYAYSWWLAATTGRWDAVVEVDEVSGAYLSVLPLPIKRRPWGREVYQPPFTQQLGLLITAGSRHRNLLDYLTLIKGRFARFYQQLHTGLELASAPAGFHLKERYTYQLSLAPHYPALLAGFEADYRRRLRRNQEQALPLRVTPAASAAELIALFRAEAAGQAAGLKPQEYARLARLLTEIQARGLGQILEVRAPQTNELLAGAFFVTHPQRLIYLFAAAAESGRQAGAPLLLLNYIIQHHAGTVGLTLDFEGGMIPSIARFFANFGAAAVPYAALSQTRNPWYLSWMR, encoded by the coding sequence TTGTCGCTCCGCTATCTGCCTCATGCCCAACTAGACCTGCCTGCCTGGGATACCTGCGTGGCGGCCGCCACGGAACCGGTGCCGTACGCCTACTCCTGGTGGCTGGCGGCTACAACCGGCCGCTGGGATGCGGTGGTGGAAGTAGATGAAGTCAGCGGAGCGTACCTGTCGGTGTTGCCCCTGCCCATCAAGCGCCGGCCGTGGGGCCGGGAAGTCTACCAGCCGCCCTTTACCCAGCAGCTGGGGCTGCTTATTACCGCGGGCAGTCGGCACCGCAACCTGCTGGATTATCTTACCCTGATCAAAGGCCGTTTTGCCCGTTTTTACCAACAACTGCATACCGGCCTGGAACTGGCCAGCGCGCCGGCGGGCTTTCATTTGAAGGAACGCTACACCTATCAGCTGAGTCTGGCGCCGCACTATCCGGCGCTGCTGGCCGGGTTTGAGGCCGACTACCGGCGCCGCCTGCGCCGCAACCAGGAGCAAGCTCTACCGCTTAGGGTAACCCCAGCCGCATCCGCCGCGGAGCTGATTGCCCTTTTCCGGGCAGAAGCTGCCGGACAGGCGGCCGGCCTCAAACCGCAGGAGTATGCCCGGCTAGCCAGACTGCTAACAGAGATACAGGCCCGCGGCCTGGGGCAAATACTGGAAGTGCGCGCGCCCCAAACCAACGAGCTATTGGCCGGGGCTTTCTTCGTCACCCATCCGCAGCGGCTTATTTACCTGTTTGCCGCGGCGGCTGAATCCGGCCGGCAGGCGGGTGCACCGCTGCTGCTGCTCAACTATATAATCCAGCATCATGCCGGAACGGTGGGGCTCACTCTCGATTTCGAAGGTGGCATGATACCGTCTATTGCCCGATTTTTCGCCAACTTCGGTGCCGCAGCGGTGCCGTACGCTGCCCTCTCCCAAACCCGAAACCCCTGGTATCTCTCATGGATGCGTTGA
- a CDS encoding ABC transporter ATP-binding protein: protein MKTYLRILQYARPYADFLPFYFLYTILGIIFSIGNFALIIPLLKVLFDKTGKVQMNAPDHLPGFAPTLDYVTGTFNYFFAHVIATQGKMGALLFVCLVLVVSVFFSNVFRYLSLRLVARVRARVIRNMRRALYHRVIQLQLGYFATGRKGDLMSRFTNDVQEVEGSVVNTLTAVIRDPLTIVAFFAVLFYMSFKLTLFTLVLLPISGGIIASLAKRLRSQAKTSQSTLGSMLSVIDETLGGIRVIKAFNAQDYIKEKFEQQNDLYAKTSRRIDNTRDLASPFSEFAGVLVVAGLIYFGGTLILGGNSDLEGESFITYIVLFSQVLTPAKALSSAFGNIQRGLVAGERVLSIIDTEPVIRDKPDAQLLPAFEKEIELHNLQFTYGDQPVLQDINLIIPKGKTVALVGPSGGGKSTLADLLPRFYDPTGGQILIDGHDVRDCTIHSVRDQMGIVTQESILFNDTIFNNIRFNQTQATEEEVMNAARIANAHEFIMSTPEGYQTIIGDRGTRLSGGQRQRLSIARAVLRNPPILILDEATSALDTESEKLVQEALMRLMQNRTSLVIAHRLSTVQHADEIVVLQHGRIVERGTHDELLQRGGLYQRLSQMQTNVALA, encoded by the coding sequence ATGAAGACCTACCTCCGCATTCTGCAGTACGCGCGGCCTTACGCCGATTTTCTGCCCTTCTACTTTCTCTACACCATCCTGGGCATCATTTTCAGCATTGGCAACTTTGCACTGATTATTCCCTTGCTGAAAGTGCTGTTTGACAAGACGGGCAAGGTGCAGATGAACGCGCCGGACCACCTCCCCGGCTTCGCCCCCACCCTCGATTACGTTACCGGCACCTTCAACTACTTCTTTGCGCACGTTATTGCCACGCAGGGTAAGATGGGGGCTTTGCTTTTTGTGTGCCTGGTACTGGTGGTGTCGGTGTTTTTCAGCAACGTATTCCGCTACCTGAGTTTGCGGCTGGTAGCCCGGGTGCGGGCCCGCGTTATCCGCAACATGCGCCGGGCGCTCTACCACCGCGTTATTCAGCTGCAGCTGGGATACTTCGCCACCGGCCGCAAAGGTGATTTGATGTCACGCTTTACCAACGATGTACAGGAGGTGGAAGGCTCCGTGGTGAATACCCTCACGGCCGTCATCCGTGACCCACTGACCATTGTGGCCTTCTTCGCGGTACTGTTTTACATGTCGTTTAAGCTCACCCTGTTTACGCTGGTGCTGCTGCCGATATCCGGGGGAATTATTGCCAGCCTGGCCAAGCGGCTCCGCTCCCAGGCCAAAACCAGCCAGAGCACGCTGGGCTCTATGCTTTCCGTGATTGATGAGACGCTGGGCGGCATCCGCGTGATTAAAGCCTTCAATGCGCAGGACTACATCAAGGAGAAGTTTGAGCAGCAGAACGACCTGTACGCCAAAACCTCGCGCCGCATTGATAATACCCGGGACCTGGCTTCTCCCTTCTCCGAGTTTGCCGGAGTGCTGGTAGTTGCGGGCCTGATTTACTTTGGCGGCACCCTCATTCTGGGCGGTAATTCTGATCTGGAAGGTGAATCGTTTATCACCTATATCGTACTGTTTTCGCAGGTGCTCACGCCGGCCAAAGCGCTGTCGTCGGCGTTTGGCAACATTCAGCGCGGCTTGGTGGCCGGCGAGCGGGTACTAAGCATTATTGATACGGAGCCGGTGATTCGGGACAAGCCCGATGCGCAGCTGCTGCCCGCTTTTGAGAAGGAAATTGAGCTTCACAACCTGCAGTTCACCTACGGCGACCAGCCCGTTCTGCAGGACATCAACCTTATTATTCCTAAAGGCAAAACCGTGGCGCTGGTGGGACCCTCGGGCGGCGGTAAATCCACGCTGGCTGACCTGCTTCCCCGCTTCTACGACCCCACCGGTGGCCAAATTCTGATTGATGGCCACGACGTGCGCGACTGCACCATTCACTCCGTGCGCGACCAGATGGGCATCGTAACCCAGGAAAGCATCCTGTTTAACGATACCATCTTCAACAACATCCGCTTCAACCAGACGCAGGCCACCGAAGAAGAAGTGATGAACGCCGCCCGCATTGCCAATGCTCACGAGTTCATTATGAGTACCCCGGAAGGCTACCAGACCATCATCGGCGACCGGGGCACGCGCCTTTCTGGCGGGCAGCGGCAGCGCCTGAGCATTGCGCGCGCCGTGCTGCGCAATCCGCCTATTCTCATTCTGGATGAAGCTACTTCCGCCCTCGATACTGAAAGTGAAAAGCTGGTGCAGGAAGCGCTGATGCGCCTGATGCAGAACCGCACCTCCCTGGTTATTGCCCACCGCCTGAGTACCGTGCAGCACGCCGATGAGATTGTAGTGCTGCAGCACGGCCGCATTGTAGAGCGCGGCACCCACGATGAATTGCTGCAGCGCGGCGGCCTTTACCAGCGCCTGAGCCAGATGCAAACCAACGTGGCGTTAGCCTAA
- the lpcA gene encoding D-sedoheptulose 7-phosphate isomerase, with amino-acid sequence MTESLSDLIRAELTEARSVLDRFLADPANLQAIEQAARLMADSLRGGGKILTCGNGGSLCDAQHFAEELTGRYRQNRPALAAIPLTEASHMSCVANDFGYDHVFSRYVQALGRPGDVLLAISTSGNSPNVLLAAEAAKATGMRVVSLTGKDGGQLAHLSDVEIRAPHSGYADRIQEIHIKAIHIMIMLIEQLVA; translated from the coding sequence GTGACTGAATCTCTTTCTGACCTTATCCGGGCCGAGCTGACGGAAGCCCGCTCCGTGCTCGACCGTTTTCTGGCCGATCCGGCCAATCTGCAAGCCATTGAGCAGGCCGCCCGCCTCATGGCGGATTCCCTGCGCGGCGGCGGCAAAATCCTGACCTGCGGCAATGGCGGCTCGCTCTGCGATGCGCAGCATTTTGCCGAGGAGCTCACCGGCCGCTACCGCCAGAACCGGCCCGCGCTGGCTGCTATTCCGCTCACGGAGGCTTCCCACATGAGCTGCGTAGCTAATGATTTTGGGTATGACCATGTGTTCAGCCGCTACGTGCAGGCCCTGGGGCGCCCCGGCGACGTGCTCTTGGCCATCAGCACCAGCGGCAACTCGCCCAACGTGCTGCTGGCCGCCGAGGCCGCCAAAGCCACCGGCATGCGGGTGGTTAGCCTCACCGGCAAAGACGGGGGCCAGCTCGCCCACCTCAGCGACGTGGAAATCCGGGCCCCGCACAGCGGCTACGCCGACCGGATTCAGGAAATCCACATCAAAGCCATCCACATCATGATTATGCTCATTGAGCAGCTGGTGGCGTAG
- a CDS encoding YifB family Mg chelatase-like AAA ATPase, whose translation MLTKTYGSAVQGVNANTITIEVVVSQGTNFYVVGLADNAIKESQQRIEAALKFRGYRMPRTKVVVNMAPADVRKEGSAYDLPIALGILHASQQLTTERLGDYIIMGELALDGGLRPIRGVLPIAIQARKEGFKGIILPKENAQEAAIVNNLDVIPVETMQEAIDFFEGRQDIAPVKVDTRDIFQHAANQYAADFADVQGQENIKRALEIAAAGGHNVIMIGPPGAGKTMLAKRLPSILPPLTMHEALETTKIHSVAGKLGTNASLLSSRPFRAPHHTISDVALVGGGGNPQPGEISLSHNGVLFLDELPEFKRTVLEVMRQPLEERRVTISRAKISIDFPANFMLIASMNPCPCGYYNHPEKECVCGPGVVQRYLNKVSGPLLDRIDLHVEVTPVSFDQMTETRRSETSADIQQRVSTARERQAVRFQDFPEIHSNAMMPPQMVKDLCQINDAGRLLLKTAMERLGLSARAYDRILKVARTIADLAASEEIQIQHLAEAIQYRSLDREGWAG comes from the coding sequence ATGCTTACAAAAACCTACGGCTCGGCCGTGCAGGGTGTCAATGCCAATACTATTACTATTGAAGTAGTTGTATCCCAAGGGACGAATTTTTATGTGGTGGGCCTAGCCGACAATGCTATTAAGGAAAGTCAGCAGCGGATAGAAGCCGCCCTCAAGTTCAGGGGCTACCGGATGCCGCGCACCAAAGTGGTGGTAAACATGGCCCCGGCCGATGTGCGCAAGGAAGGTTCCGCCTATGACTTGCCTATTGCCCTGGGCATTCTGCACGCCTCCCAACAGCTGACCACCGAGCGGTTGGGCGACTATATTATTATGGGCGAGTTGGCCCTGGATGGCGGTCTGCGGCCTATTCGTGGGGTGTTGCCCATTGCCATTCAGGCCCGCAAAGAAGGTTTTAAAGGCATTATCCTGCCGAAGGAAAACGCGCAGGAAGCGGCCATTGTCAATAACCTGGATGTGATTCCCGTGGAAACCATGCAGGAGGCCATCGACTTTTTCGAGGGCCGCCAGGATATTGCGCCGGTGAAGGTGGACACACGCGACATTTTCCAGCACGCCGCCAACCAGTACGCCGCCGATTTTGCCGATGTGCAGGGTCAGGAGAACATCAAACGGGCCTTGGAAATAGCCGCGGCCGGCGGCCATAACGTGATAATGATCGGCCCGCCCGGTGCCGGCAAGACCATGCTGGCCAAGCGCCTGCCCAGCATTCTGCCGCCCCTCACGATGCATGAGGCGCTGGAAACCACCAAGATTCACTCCGTAGCGGGCAAGCTGGGTACTAATGCTTCGCTGCTCAGCTCCCGGCCATTCCGAGCTCCGCACCATACCATTTCCGATGTGGCCCTGGTAGGCGGCGGCGGCAATCCGCAGCCGGGCGAAATTTCCCTCTCGCACAACGGGGTGCTGTTTCTGGATGAGCTACCGGAGTTTAAGCGCACGGTGCTGGAGGTGATGCGCCAGCCCTTGGAAGAGCGTCGCGTGACTATTTCCCGCGCCAAAATCAGCATTGATTTTCCGGCCAATTTCATGCTGATAGCCAGCATGAACCCGTGTCCCTGCGGCTACTACAACCACCCGGAAAAGGAATGCGTGTGTGGTCCCGGTGTGGTGCAGCGCTACCTCAATAAGGTAAGCGGCCCGCTGCTGGACCGCATTGACCTGCACGTGGAAGTAACGCCGGTTTCCTTTGACCAAATGACGGAAACCCGCCGCTCCGAAACCAGCGCCGACATTCAGCAGCGCGTTTCCACGGCCCGGGAACGACAGGCCGTGCGGTTCCAGGATTTCCCCGAAATCCACTCCAATGCCATGATGCCCCCGCAGATGGTGAAGGACCTGTGTCAGATAAATGATGCCGGCCGCCTGCTGCTGAAAACCGCCATGGAGCGCCTTGGCCTCTCCGCCCGCGCCTACGACCGAATCCTGAAAGTAGCCCGCACCATTGCGGATCTAGCCGCTTCGGAGGAAATCCAGATTCAGCACTTAGCCGAAGCCATTCAATACCGCAGCCTCGATAGAGAAGGCTGGGCAGGGTAA
- a CDS encoding quinone-dependent dihydroorotate dehydrogenase → MYKALLKPLFFQLDAEKAHHLVFDNLKRMARVPGGLALLRGLYDYQNPGLEREVFGLKFRNPVGLAAGFDKNAELTDELAALGFGFVEIGTVTPRPQSGNPQPRLFRLPQDEALVNRMGFNNAGAAAAAERLRHRHSDMIIGGNIGKNKDTPNEQAAQDYVACVEALHEVVDYFVVNVSSPNTPNLRQLQEREPLIQLLQQVQERNQALPKPRPLLLKIAPDLTDTQLDDILLIARETNLSGLVATNTTISREGLRTSPQHVASLGAGGLSGQPLRKRATEVIRYLHRRSDGALPIIGVGGIHSAQDALEKLAAGAVLVQLYTGFIYEGPAIVKRINQALLAAK, encoded by the coding sequence ATGTACAAAGCCCTGCTGAAGCCACTGTTTTTCCAGTTGGATGCCGAAAAGGCGCACCATCTGGTATTCGATAACCTGAAGCGGATGGCCCGCGTGCCGGGCGGTTTGGCGCTGTTGCGGGGGCTTTATGACTACCAGAATCCGGGGCTAGAGCGGGAAGTGTTCGGGCTGAAGTTCCGGAACCCGGTGGGGCTGGCGGCTGGCTTTGACAAGAATGCGGAGCTGACGGACGAGCTGGCGGCGCTGGGCTTTGGGTTTGTGGAAATTGGCACTGTAACGCCCCGCCCGCAGTCCGGCAACCCGCAGCCACGCCTGTTCAGGTTGCCGCAGGATGAGGCGCTGGTAAACCGCATGGGCTTTAATAATGCTGGTGCCGCCGCCGCCGCAGAGCGCCTGCGCCACCGCCACTCTGATATGATTATCGGCGGGAACATCGGCAAAAACAAAGACACCCCCAATGAGCAGGCCGCCCAGGATTACGTGGCCTGCGTGGAGGCGCTGCATGAGGTAGTTGACTACTTTGTGGTGAATGTCAGCTCGCCCAATACGCCCAACCTGCGCCAGCTACAGGAGCGCGAACCGCTGATTCAACTGTTGCAGCAAGTGCAGGAACGCAACCAGGCGCTGCCCAAACCACGGCCCCTGCTGCTCAAAATTGCCCCCGACCTGACCGACACGCAGCTCGACGATATTCTGCTGATTGCCCGCGAAACCAACCTCAGCGGGCTGGTAGCTACTAATACTACCATCAGTCGGGAAGGCCTGCGCACCAGTCCGCAGCACGTGGCCAGCCTGGGAGCGGGTGGCTTAAGCGGGCAGCCGTTGCGGAAGCGCGCTACCGAAGTTATTCGCTACCTGCACCGGCGTAGTGATGGCGCCTTGCCCATCATTGGGGTGGGCGGTATTCACTCGGCGCAGGATGCACTGGAAAAGCTGGCAGCCGGCGCGGTGCTGGTGCAGCTCTATACCGGGTTTATTTACGAAGGGCCCGCCATAGTAAAACGCATTAATCAGGCGCTCCTGGCCGCCAAATAG
- a CDS encoding acyloxyacyl hydrolase: protein MRVWAALSVVVGLLSGGAGPVRGQAPRAPLVGGLYAQGGFIVAHSPQVRHLVRAHPTGLELNLQRQTTGLAPWHAWYGYPKIGVALVYYDYHNPVLGRSYAASFYLNKTYWRTTRQELNFRLGTGVGWFTQGFSQEFNHKNTLVSSRVSAMLQARVEYDRALSRQVGLLVGVGLNHFSNGATAKPNLGINIPTVVLGLNFHQQRPFHPLDVPPPLEPTDIGHNFLNLSTSLGLKRLNEIDQESYLVNSVSVVAGRRLNRKSNLLAGLEGFYDRSLRAEQRDTARQDAPLVDVKKAGVFLGHELLFGRLALVTHLGVYVYNPYKSNNFYYERVGLKYHFTNRLFGAIDLKVHRGAADVLEWKAGIKL from the coding sequence ATGCGCGTTTGGGCAGCACTTTCCGTAGTAGTGGGGCTGCTGAGCGGGGGCGCAGGCCCCGTCAGAGGGCAGGCTCCACGGGCTCCCCTAGTGGGTGGCCTTTACGCGCAGGGAGGCTTTATAGTGGCGCACTCGCCGCAGGTGCGGCATCTGGTGCGGGCGCATCCTACCGGCCTGGAACTGAATCTGCAGCGCCAGACCACCGGCCTCGCTCCCTGGCATGCCTGGTACGGTTACCCCAAAATAGGCGTGGCGCTGGTGTATTACGATTACCATAACCCCGTGCTGGGGCGCAGCTACGCGGCTTCCTTTTACCTCAATAAAACGTATTGGCGCACTACCCGGCAGGAGCTTAATTTCCGGTTAGGAACCGGCGTGGGATGGTTTACACAGGGATTTTCGCAGGAATTCAACCATAAGAACACCTTGGTTAGCTCCCGCGTCAGCGCTATGCTGCAGGCCCGCGTAGAGTACGACCGGGCGCTGTCCCGGCAGGTAGGCCTGCTGGTAGGAGTGGGGCTGAATCATTTTTCCAACGGCGCAACGGCTAAGCCCAATCTGGGTATCAATATTCCCACCGTCGTGCTGGGCCTCAACTTCCATCAGCAGCGCCCCTTCCATCCGCTGGATGTACCCCCACCTCTAGAGCCTACAGACATTGGCCACAATTTCCTGAACCTAAGCACCAGCCTGGGGCTGAAGCGCCTCAATGAAATTGATCAGGAAAGCTATTTAGTCAACTCCGTTTCGGTAGTAGCCGGCCGGCGCCTCAATCGTAAAAGCAACCTGCTCGCAGGTCTGGAAGGCTTCTACGACCGGTCTCTCCGGGCTGAGCAACGGGACACCGCCCGCCAGGACGCGCCTTTGGTTGACGTAAAAAAAGCCGGCGTTTTTCTGGGCCACGAGCTGCTGTTTGGCCGCCTGGCGCTGGTTACGCACTTGGGCGTGTACGTGTACAACCCCTACAAATCCAACAACTTCTACTACGAGCGAGTGGGGCTGAAGTACCACTTCACCAACCGCCTGTTTGGGGCCATAGACCTGAAAGTGCACCGCGGCGCGGCCGATGTGCTGGAGTGGAAAGCCGGGATAAAGCTGTAA
- a CDS encoding porin family protein, giving the protein MVKKAVLAVVLAALASVAHAQNPGKPRLGLKAGATLARLTGNELDMLAGPNYRVQLGDRHTGFNVSLAATIPLSSTGLFTVAPELQLNHKGYKLTQTSLNTKELGESETLRINTVDRTLSYLDFPVPVRVNTNGGVYIELGPQVGYLMGSSTDTETYSKFSDSRKESTTKASSDASADVAKWEYGALAGIGYQSRNGLTIGLRYNRGFQSVLDTDAIESKPKSYNDAVILQLGYLLQLGK; this is encoded by the coding sequence ATGGTTAAGAAGGCCGTATTGGCAGTTGTTCTCGCCGCTTTGGCCTCGGTGGCCCACGCCCAAAATCCTGGCAAGCCCCGTTTGGGCCTGAAAGCCGGCGCAACTCTGGCCCGCCTGACGGGCAACGAGCTGGATATGCTGGCCGGCCCCAACTACCGGGTGCAGCTGGGCGACCGGCACACGGGCTTTAATGTGAGTCTGGCGGCTACCATTCCCCTTTCCAGCACCGGCCTGTTCACGGTAGCGCCCGAGCTGCAGCTGAATCATAAAGGCTACAAGCTCACGCAAACGTCCCTCAACACTAAGGAGCTGGGCGAAAGCGAAACACTGCGCATCAATACCGTAGACCGCACTCTTTCTTACCTGGATTTTCCCGTTCCCGTGCGCGTGAATACCAATGGGGGCGTATATATTGAGCTGGGACCCCAGGTAGGCTACCTGATGGGCAGCAGCACCGATACCGAAACCTACAGCAAGTTCTCCGACAGCCGCAAGGAGTCCACCACCAAGGCTTCATCCGATGCCAGCGCAGACGTGGCCAAGTGGGAATATGGCGCCCTGGCTGGCATAGGTTACCAGTCCCGCAATGGCTTGACCATTGGCCTGCGCTATAACCGCGGCTTTCAGAGCGTACTGGACACCGATGCCATTGAGAGCAAGCCCAAGAGCTATAACGACGCTGTTATTTTACAGCTGGGCTACCTGCTGCAACTGGGCAAATAA
- a CDS encoding porin family protein, with translation MKKTTILLASLLAAVTFSAQHAQAQGVRLGIKGGVNYSNLSGDLTDEDRYESKFGGHGGLMANFSVTDDGFFSIQPEVLYSQKGFQYADNEYTIAGNKYKYKGDRTYNYIDVPVLLKINADGFFFEAGPQYSYLLKVKDETERSINGNTYQKSEGVENLDNVKRSELGYAAGLGYQSTAGFLVGIRYNGAFTDFAKDGYQDNDVKNSRNSVFQASVGYLFGAK, from the coding sequence ATGAAAAAGACAACAATCTTACTCGCTTCTCTCCTTGCTGCCGTTACTTTCTCCGCTCAACATGCCCAGGCTCAGGGTGTGCGTCTGGGTATTAAAGGCGGTGTAAACTATTCCAACCTCTCCGGCGACCTGACCGATGAGGACCGCTACGAAAGCAAGTTTGGTGGCCACGGTGGCCTCATGGCCAATTTCAGCGTTACGGATGATGGCTTCTTCTCCATTCAGCCAGAGGTGCTGTACTCGCAGAAAGGCTTCCAGTACGCCGATAATGAGTACACCATTGCAGGCAACAAGTATAAGTACAAAGGCGACCGTACCTACAACTACATTGATGTACCGGTGCTGCTGAAAATTAACGCCGATGGCTTCTTCTTCGAAGCCGGCCCACAGTACAGCTATTTGCTGAAAGTGAAGGATGAAACGGAGCGCTCCATTAACGGGAACACTTACCAAAAATCCGAAGGCGTAGAAAACCTGGACAACGTGAAGCGTAGCGAACTTGGCTATGCTGCCGGCCTAGGCTATCAGTCTACCGCCGGTTTCCTGGTGGGCATCCGCTATAATGGTGCTTTCACTGACTTCGCGAAAGATGGCTATCAGGATAATGATGTGAAGAACTCCCGTAACTCGGTGTTCCAGGCTTCAGTAGGCTACCTTTTTGGTGCTAAATAA